A DNA window from Impatiens glandulifera chromosome 7, dImpGla2.1, whole genome shotgun sequence contains the following coding sequences:
- the LOC124944388 gene encoding zinc finger protein SHOOT GRAVITROPISM 5-like, which yields MLDTTTTGPSSETTNDLLSNKRKRRPAGTPDPDAEVVSLSPKTLLESDRYVCEICNQGFQRDQNLQMHRRRHKVPWKLLKRESPIGETKKRVYVCPEPTCLHHDPCHALGDLVGIKKHYRRKHSNNKQWVCDKCSKGYAVQSDYKAHIKTCGTRGHSCDCGRVFSRVESFIEHQDNCTVQRRARPEILHPACSSRTASSTSQSSDTNLNMASLQRLSLPSSTQPDSIFLRPNNTEQENRNLELQLLPSSSTDPDSNATTLKLSIGSFDNNVEQTTSDIEAARMKETASEMLKLAMAEKAYAEDARQQAKKQIELAEMEFANAKRIRQQAQAELEKAQYLKEQATKKISSALLEITCHTCKNQFQTTTNPSNLNGLIPGDETSLAVSYISSAMTEGEE from the exons ATGTTGGACACCACCACTACTGGTCCTTCCTCAGAAACCACTAATGACCTTCTTTCCAATAAAAGGAAACGTCGCCCCGCCGGTACTCCTG ATCCAGATGCGGAAGTGGTTTCGTTATCGCCCAAGACGCTTCTCGAATCGGACAGGTACGTTTGCGAGATCTGTAACCAAGGATTTCAAAGAGACCAGAATCTACAGATGCATCGGCGCCGACATAAGGTGCCATGGAAACTTCTCAAGAGAGAATCTCCAATTGGGGAGACTAAGAAAAGGGTTTATGTCTGTCCGGAACCAACTTGTCTTCATCATGATCCTTGTCATGCCCTCGGAGATCTCGTCGGAATTAAGAAACATTACCGGAGGAAACATAGTAATAATAAGCAATGGGTATGTGATAAATGTTCTAAAGGATATGCAGTTCAATCGGATTATAAAGCTCATATTAAAACTTGTGGCACACGAGGTCATTCTTGCGATTGTGGCCGTGTTTTCTCGag gGTGGAGAGTTTCATCGAACATCAAGACAACTGCACAGTCCAGAGACGTGCCCGACCCGAAATACTTCACCCGGCTTGTTCATCCCGAACCGCATCCAGCACAAGCCAATCTAGTGATACAAATCTAAACATGGCTTCCCTTCAAAGATTATCACTCCCATCCAGTACCCAACCCGACTCAATCTTCTTACGACCCAACAATACCGAACAAGAAAACCGCAACTTGGAACTCCAACTCTTGCCTTCATCATCAACCGATCCCGACAGCAATGCCACCACATTGAAGCTCTCCATTGGATCTTTCGACAACAACGTCGAACAAACAACATCGGATATTGAAGCAGCTAGAATGAAGGAAACAGCCAGCGAGATGTTAAAACTAGCAATGGCGGAAAAGGCGTACGCGGAAGATGCAAGGCAACAAGCGAAGAAACAGATAGAATTGGCTGAAATGGAGTTTGCAAATGCGAAGAGAATTAGGCAGCAGGCTCAGGCTGAACTTGAGAAGGCTCAGTATTTGAAAGAACAAGCAACGAAGAAGATAAGTTCAGCCTTATTGGAGATCACTTGTCATACTTGTAAGAACCAATTTCAAACAACAACAAATCCATCGAATTTAAATGGGCTAATTCCAGGTGATGAAACATCTCTAGCTGTGAGTTATATATCATCTGCCATGACTGAGGGTgaagaataa